A window of Fodinibius salinus contains these coding sequences:
- a CDS encoding tryptophanase, with amino-acid sequence MEISSLSPFKTDTIIEPFRIRSVEPIRFTTMEEREQLLKEAGYNPFLLKAKDVVIDLLTDSGTGAMSSKQWAGMLESDESYAGSSSFYKLESAVQDITGFKHLIPTHQGRAAENIFFTTIAKKGDVIPSNTHFDTTRAHVEHAGAEARDLVIDKGKQPQSDHAFKGNMNLEKLQDTIREVGSEDIPVIMITVTNNSGGGQPVSMANIKGVSEIAHKHNIPFFIDACRFAENAWFIKTREDAFADKKPIEIAQEMFSYADGCTMSAKKDGMANIGGFLALNSDELASECRNLEILTEGFPTYGGMAGYDMEAVAQGLYEALDPDYLRYRIRSISYLGDKLTEAGIPIVQPTGGHAVYLDAKQILSHIPPTEYPAWSFNNALYLLGGIRGVEIGTVMFGKQPDGSEKPAAMELVRLAFPRRMYTQSHVDYLAEVIISAYEQRKKLEGYKIVDSPDVLRHFSARLKPIKGS; translated from the coding sequence ATGGAAATCTCGTCCCTTTCGCCTTTCAAAACAGATACCATCATTGAACCTTTTCGCATCCGCTCGGTAGAGCCTATCCGTTTTACCACGATGGAAGAACGCGAGCAGCTGCTCAAAGAGGCCGGTTACAACCCGTTTTTACTAAAGGCTAAAGATGTGGTCATTGATTTACTTACTGACAGCGGTACCGGAGCGATGTCATCTAAACAGTGGGCAGGCATGCTTGAAAGTGATGAATCCTATGCCGGTTCTTCCTCATTCTACAAGCTGGAATCGGCTGTGCAGGATATCACCGGATTTAAACATCTGATTCCTACTCACCAAGGCCGGGCAGCCGAAAACATTTTCTTCACAACTATTGCGAAAAAAGGAGACGTCATCCCCAGTAATACCCATTTTGATACGACCCGTGCCCATGTTGAACATGCCGGGGCCGAAGCACGTGATCTCGTTATCGATAAAGGGAAACAACCGCAAAGCGACCATGCCTTTAAGGGGAATATGAATTTGGAAAAGCTACAAGATACCATAAGAGAAGTTGGTTCCGAAGATATTCCGGTAATCATGATAACCGTCACAAATAATTCGGGCGGCGGACAGCCGGTAAGCATGGCTAATATCAAGGGTGTTTCTGAAATCGCTCATAAACATAATATTCCGTTCTTTATTGATGCCTGCCGATTTGCGGAAAACGCTTGGTTTATCAAAACACGTGAAGATGCTTTTGCCGATAAAAAGCCCATAGAAATTGCTCAAGAAATGTTTAGCTATGCCGATGGATGTACCATGAGTGCCAAAAAAGACGGTATGGCCAACATCGGCGGGTTCTTGGCTCTGAATAGTGATGAACTAGCTTCAGAATGTCGAAATCTCGAAATCCTTACTGAAGGATTCCCTACCTATGGTGGGATGGCCGGCTATGACATGGAGGCTGTTGCCCAAGGATTATATGAAGCTCTCGACCCTGATTATCTTCGTTATCGAATCCGGTCTATAAGCTATCTAGGAGATAAACTAACTGAGGCAGGTATTCCTATTGTACAACCCACTGGCGGGCATGCGGTGTACCTGGACGCCAAGCAAATCCTTTCTCACATCCCTCCCACGGAATATCCCGCTTGGTCGTTTAATAATGCGCTCTACCTGTTGGGCGGTATTCGCGGCGTAGAAATTGGCACTGTTATGTTCGGCAAACAACCCGATGGCTCCGAAAAACCAGCTGCTATGGAACTCGTTCGGCTGGCTTTTCCCCGACGAATGTATACTCAAAGTCATGTCGACTACCTGGCTGAAGTCATAATCTCTGCTTATGAACAACGTAAAAAATTGGAGGGCTATAAAATTGTCGATAGTCCGGATGTACTTCGGCACTTTTCTGCTCGGCTTAAACCAATTAAAGGATCATAA
- a CDS encoding acetate--CoA ligase family protein — MLDPFFKPQGVAVIGASRNPHKLGYGIVRNLKEYRYQGGIYPVNKSATEILDLHCYESVAEVPDPVDLAIVIVPAPVVSKIIKECGQRGIKHAIVISGGFSESGEEGEKLEEDLVSVAEEWDVNFIGPNCIGTIDTHTPVNTTFVAGMPESGEIGFCSQSGAMVASVIDWARGAGVGFSRIVSLGNQVDVNETQMIEALHEDDQTKVITAYIEGVSNGKEFMKVAQKAAEDKPVVALKGGRGESGARAVASHTGALAGSAEAYGAAFERSGILQAGTMEEMFDWARALAWQPLPKGKNVAVLTNAGGPAILAVDALEKAGMQLAELTAETKKYLESRLPKAASVSNPVDVLAGSGPGTYAVALDALLTDETVDSVVVIQAPQDWFLPASLAEVVGEVAGSHDKPVIASIMGKASVDEALNILHKRKIPNVAFPERVASVLKAMVKRKEWLDIPQQTPEQFTDFNEQKVQKSAAEKDWKSLLVEYGIAFPPEQFAENKAETVTVAESIGYPVVLKLVSESVSHKTEVDGVKLDIRSKDEVTAAWNKIKEAAELADVDMEGVQVQKMLTGGQEVIMGLRRDPQFGPMVLFGTGGTDVELLQDVESAIAPLNRLQAENLVDATRAGIKMKGWRNQPPADRETVITYLMRLSQLGNDLSNIDELEMNPLYVLSKGQGAYAVDVRGTLVEDEKVVVQD, encoded by the coding sequence ATGCTTGATCCATTCTTTAAACCACAGGGGGTTGCAGTTATTGGTGCTTCCCGGAATCCCCATAAACTGGGATACGGCATAGTTAGAAATCTCAAGGAATATCGATATCAGGGCGGGATATATCCGGTTAACAAATCTGCGACTGAAATACTGGATTTGCACTGTTATGAGTCGGTGGCAGAAGTTCCCGATCCTGTGGATTTAGCTATCGTTATAGTACCGGCACCTGTTGTCTCAAAGATTATAAAGGAATGTGGACAGCGAGGTATTAAGCATGCGATTGTAATTAGTGGTGGATTTAGCGAGAGCGGTGAAGAAGGCGAGAAGTTGGAAGAGGATCTTGTTAGCGTAGCAGAGGAATGGGATGTCAATTTTATTGGTCCCAACTGTATTGGCACCATCGACACCCATACCCCGGTAAATACAACCTTTGTAGCAGGAATGCCGGAGTCAGGAGAAATTGGATTTTGTTCGCAATCAGGTGCGATGGTAGCTTCAGTGATTGACTGGGCTCGTGGGGCGGGAGTAGGATTTTCGCGGATTGTAAGTTTGGGTAACCAGGTTGATGTCAATGAAACACAGATGATTGAAGCACTGCACGAGGATGATCAAACGAAGGTGATTACGGCCTATATTGAAGGGGTTTCGAATGGAAAAGAGTTTATGAAGGTAGCCCAGAAAGCAGCTGAAGATAAACCAGTGGTAGCGTTAAAAGGCGGACGAGGGGAAAGCGGAGCTCGAGCAGTGGCATCCCATACGGGGGCGTTAGCCGGCAGTGCCGAGGCGTATGGAGCAGCTTTTGAACGCAGCGGTATTCTACAGGCAGGAACTATGGAAGAGATGTTTGATTGGGCACGAGCCTTGGCTTGGCAACCGCTTCCCAAAGGGAAAAATGTGGCAGTGTTAACAAATGCGGGCGGACCAGCTATCCTGGCAGTTGATGCCTTAGAAAAAGCAGGGATGCAATTGGCTGAACTGACTGCAGAGACTAAAAAATATTTGGAGTCGCGACTACCTAAAGCTGCCAGTGTAAGCAATCCCGTTGATGTGTTAGCGGGCTCTGGTCCGGGTACTTATGCGGTGGCGTTGGATGCGTTACTAACTGATGAAACCGTGGACTCGGTTGTAGTTATACAGGCACCTCAGGATTGGTTTTTGCCAGCCAGTTTGGCTGAAGTGGTGGGTGAGGTAGCTGGTTCGCATGATAAGCCTGTTATTGCATCTATTATGGGGAAAGCCTCTGTGGATGAAGCGCTGAACATATTACATAAGCGAAAAATACCAAACGTTGCTTTTCCGGAGCGGGTGGCTTCAGTCTTGAAAGCTATGGTCAAGCGCAAAGAGTGGCTCGATATTCCACAGCAAACACCTGAGCAATTTACTGATTTTAATGAACAGAAAGTTCAAAAAAGTGCCGCAGAAAAGGATTGGAAATCGCTGCTTGTAGAATATGGCATTGCCTTTCCTCCGGAGCAGTTTGCTGAAAATAAGGCAGAAACCGTTACAGTTGCAGAGTCTATTGGATATCCGGTAGTTTTAAAATTGGTTTCTGAATCCGTTTCGCACAAAACCGAAGTGGATGGGGTGAAATTAGATATCAGGAGTAAAGATGAAGTAACTGCAGCGTGGAATAAAATCAAAGAGGCGGCCGAGTTAGCAGATGTTGATATGGAAGGTGTGCAGGTCCAAAAAATGCTAACAGGCGGGCAAGAAGTGATTATGGGACTTCGGCGCGATCCGCAATTTGGACCTATGGTACTGTTTGGAACCGGGGGGACTGATGTAGAGCTTTTGCAGGACGTGGAATCAGCAATTGCGCCCTTGAATCGACTACAAGCTGAGAATTTGGTGGATGCTACTCGTGCCGGTATTAAGATGAAAGGCTGGCGAAATCAGCCACCGGCTGACCGAGAAACGGTTATTACATATTTGATGCGGCTATCACAGCTTGGCAATGACTTGTCAAACATTGATGAACTGGAAATGAACCCTTTATATGTATTATCCAAAGGACAGGGTGCTTATGCCGTGGATGTCAGAGGTACATTGGTTGAGGATGAAAAAGTAGTAGTACAAGACTGA
- a CDS encoding group III truncated hemoglobin: protein MPDIRNEEDITTLVHAFYAKVEEDERLGYIFNEVADVDWDDHLPKMVDFWSKMLFQTERYKGRPFRQHLPLPIEKNDFGRWVSLFTDTVDEHFEGNRADYAKELAVNVANSFSTRMAMEGKFDQKDEN from the coding sequence ATGCCAGATATCAGGAATGAAGAAGATATTACTACCTTGGTCCACGCTTTTTATGCAAAAGTAGAGGAGGATGAACGGTTGGGATATATTTTTAATGAAGTTGCTGATGTGGACTGGGATGATCACCTGCCGAAAATGGTAGATTTTTGGTCGAAGATGCTATTTCAGACTGAGCGATACAAAGGGCGTCCGTTTCGGCAGCACTTGCCGCTCCCAATTGAGAAAAATGATTTTGGTCGGTGGGTTAGCTTGTTTACAGATACTGTAGATGAGCATTTTGAAGGCAACCGGGCTGACTATGCGAAAGAGTTGGCTGTAAATGTCGCGAATTCATTCAGTACACGAATGGCAATGGAAGGGAAGTTTGATCAAAAGGATGAGAACTAA
- a CDS encoding acetyltransferase gives MTNNDQQYTQIELAESVRESCIEAARDGFKDASMSGLCNEGAMEAAISAIQQLDLQKVIQKK, from the coding sequence ATGACGAATAATGATCAACAATATACTCAGATAGAATTAGCAGAGTCAGTACGCGAATCTTGTATTGAAGCAGCACGTGATGGGTTTAAAGATGCCTCAATGAGTGGGTTATGCAATGAGGGTGCGATGGAAGCGGCTATAAGTGCAATCCAACAGCTTGATTTACAAAAAGTAATCCAAAAAAAGTGA
- a CDS encoding cytochrome c, with the protein MKKSILIFTVLAGFSISVMGWSWYPQQKASQPETMSLVPMMQQLLKDIQQVDRGVFTENFEMIKEGAGNISDHPTMTAEDKKLVKQTLGKEMKQFVEFDMVVHHHADSMRMAAVRKNMQNVLKHYRITQQGCVDCHSNYREKISTARLEK; encoded by the coding sequence ATGAAGAAATCTATATTAATTTTTACTGTTTTGGCAGGATTCTCTATCAGTGTTATGGGATGGAGTTGGTATCCGCAGCAAAAAGCTAGTCAGCCGGAAACTATGTCCTTGGTACCTATGATGCAGCAGTTGTTGAAAGATATTCAACAGGTTGATCGTGGGGTTTTTACTGAAAATTTTGAAATGATCAAAGAAGGAGCAGGAAATATATCTGATCATCCAACAATGACAGCCGAGGACAAAAAACTGGTAAAGCAAACATTGGGAAAAGAGATGAAGCAGTTTGTGGAATTTGATATGGTTGTGCATCATCATGCCGACTCAATGCGAATGGCGGCTGTCAGAAAAAATATGCAGAACGTACTTAAGCATTATCGTATAACTCAGCAGGGTTGTGTGGACTGCCATTCGAACTATCGCGAAAAAATATCTACAGCAAGGTTAGAAAAGTAA
- a CDS encoding DUF3565 domain-containing protein → MEQPIIGFHKDEEDDWVAELQCGHNQHVRHNPPWMLRPWVTTEESRKSRLGKKLECKKCDRNEPQDFDPSCRE, encoded by the coding sequence ATGGAGCAACCCATCATAGGATTTCACAAGGATGAAGAAGACGATTGGGTAGCCGAACTACAGTGTGGGCATAACCAGCACGTGCGGCATAATCCGCCGTGGATGTTACGTCCTTGGGTAACTACAGAAGAGAGCCGAAAGAGCCGGCTCGGAAAGAAATTGGAATGCAAAAAATGCGATCGTAACGAACCTCAAGACTTTGATCCGTCATGCCGAGAATAG
- a CDS encoding cbb3-type cytochrome c oxidase subunit I, which produces MPTPSRWMIKASMLYMLVGFSIGALILISKVYPELSTVWSLLTVHIEVGIFGWIIQLTMGTAYWILPRYLKTGSRGSSRLALVMVGLLNLGILINVASYLQFLDSSATILGRLLEVGAVVLFIGLHWNRAVSYNK; this is translated from the coding sequence ATGCCTACACCAAGCCGTTGGATGATTAAAGCTTCAATGTTATATATGTTGGTAGGATTTTCAATCGGAGCACTGATTCTTATCAGCAAGGTATATCCCGAGCTTTCCACTGTTTGGAGTTTGCTTACCGTCCATATTGAAGTGGGCATTTTCGGTTGGATCATTCAGCTTACCATGGGAACAGCTTACTGGATTCTGCCGCGATATCTAAAAACAGGATCAAGAGGAAGTTCCAGGTTGGCACTGGTGATGGTTGGACTTTTAAATCTGGGCATTTTAATCAACGTGGCATCCTATCTACAATTTTTAGACTCATCTGCCACCATATTAGGACGATTACTGGAAGTGGGAGCCGTAGTTCTTTTTATTGGATTGCACTGGAACCGAGCCGTGAGTTATAATAAGTAA
- a CDS encoding DUF4149 domain-containing protein yields MYYLSVFIHITSAIFWIGGMLFTAGVLVPVTRHELLKNKKGEFFTLIGKKFSRISWLLFVVLIITGITNLLTRGYTAEQLLTGSFWTEVFGGYLFIKLLVFGLVLVISGVHDFYAGPKAAELMDKQPNHPTTKRIRKISSLLGRLNLVLGLVILYYAIRLLRG; encoded by the coding sequence ATGTATTATCTCTCAGTCTTTATCCACATTACGTCAGCTATTTTTTGGATTGGCGGCATGCTGTTTACAGCGGGTGTTTTAGTACCTGTAACACGTCATGAATTACTAAAAAACAAGAAGGGTGAATTCTTTACGCTAATTGGTAAAAAGTTCAGCCGTATTTCCTGGCTATTATTTGTGGTGCTAATCATCACCGGCATAACCAATTTACTAACCCGGGGATATACGGCAGAACAATTGCTTACCGGATCGTTCTGGACGGAAGTCTTCGGCGGATATCTATTTATAAAATTACTCGTATTTGGATTAGTGCTCGTTATCAGCGGAGTGCACGATTTTTATGCCGGTCCCAAAGCGGCCGAACTTATGGACAAGCAGCCCAACCATCCAACAACAAAACGAATACGAAAAATTTCGAGCTTGCTGGGACGCCTTAACTTAGTCTTGGGATTGGTTATCCTCTACTATGCTATACGCTTGTTAAGAGGGTAG
- a CDS encoding plastocyanin/azurin family copper-binding protein, whose translation MTRFTPYLFSLMLLFVAACGGGSDQQTEEQATDTQAQATEQTDDVRTIEAIGIDRMKFVVKGDKEGITTGKKMGDYVLLKSITAAPGEKLRFRLLTESDLPASAMAHNFVLLVMDADAAAFADAAGKARDNDFIPTDTKLKDQIIAHTDLAAGGETVEITFTAPEETGEYEYICSFPGHYASGMKGILKVEE comes from the coding sequence ATGACACGTTTTACACCTTATCTATTTTCACTGATGCTACTATTCGTAGCAGCTTGTGGTGGTGGCTCTGACCAACAAACCGAAGAACAAGCAACTGATACACAAGCTCAAGCTACTGAACAAACTGATGATGTTCGTACGATTGAGGCAATCGGTATCGATCGCATGAAATTTGTTGTTAAAGGCGATAAAGAAGGAATTACTACTGGCAAAAAAATGGGCGACTATGTATTGCTCAAGTCTATAACTGCCGCTCCCGGCGAAAAACTTCGCTTTCGTCTGCTTACTGAAAGCGACCTTCCCGCTTCGGCCATGGCACACAACTTTGTGCTCCTCGTTATGGATGCTGATGCTGCCGCCTTTGCTGATGCAGCAGGCAAGGCCCGAGATAATGACTTCATACCTACTGATACTAAGTTGAAAGATCAAATTATTGCTCATACCGATCTTGCTGCTGGTGGAGAAACGGTTGAAATTACATTCACCGCTCCTGAGGAAACCGGTGAATATGAGTATATCTGTAGTTTCCCCGGTCACTATGCTAGCGGAATGAAAGGCATTCTCAAAGTTGAAGAATAA
- a CDS encoding OsmC family protein → MPTRKANAQWNGDLENGNGTMKLESGSYKGEYSFASRFESGNGTNPEELIGAAHAGCYSMALSNELAQAGYDPKSVETEANVTFEVTDDGPAITKIKLITKANISDIDEDTFQQFANGAKDGCPVSKALSGTEILLDASLTG, encoded by the coding sequence ATGCCTACACGTAAAGCAAATGCACAATGGAATGGAGACCTGGAAAATGGAAATGGAACGATGAAGCTGGAAAGCGGTTCTTATAAAGGAGAATACTCATTCGCTTCACGATTCGAAAGTGGTAATGGTACCAATCCCGAAGAACTTATTGGGGCAGCTCATGCTGGTTGTTATTCTATGGCATTATCCAATGAACTTGCCCAAGCGGGTTATGATCCGAAGTCGGTAGAGACCGAAGCGAACGTTACATTTGAAGTAACCGATGACGGACCTGCTATCACTAAAATAAAATTAATTACAAAAGCCAATATCTCTGATATTGATGAAGATACGTTCCAGCAATTTGCCAATGGAGCAAAAGACGGATGTCCCGTTTCTAAAGCATTGTCGGGCACCGAAATATTGTTGGATGCTAGCCTAACGGGATAG
- a CDS encoding metal-sulfur cluster assembly factor: protein MDSTPIDRRTIVRQLRNVIDPELGVNIVDLGLVYNILIVDGKVILEYTVTTPGCPMRRYLQQEIEKTLASIDEIEDYEAKIVWEPEWSVDMIKDDVEFFAHPPPQQRA from the coding sequence ATGGATTCTACTCCCATAGATAGGCGCACGATAGTCCGGCAACTCCGCAATGTCATTGATCCCGAGTTAGGGGTGAACATCGTGGATTTGGGGCTGGTATATAACATCTTGATTGTTGATGGCAAGGTGATACTTGAATATACTGTCACCACGCCGGGCTGTCCTATGCGCCGATACCTCCAGCAAGAGATCGAAAAAACATTGGCGTCCATAGATGAAATTGAAGACTACGAGGCAAAAATAGTGTGGGAGCCGGAATGGTCTGTTGATATGATCAAAGACGATGTAGAGTTTTTTGCTCACCCCCCACCCCAACAACGTGCATAA
- a CDS encoding DUF2249 domain-containing protein, whose amino-acid sequence MPGTVEEIDVRKIPPHKKHATIFDTYDELDEGETFIIINDHDPKPLRYQLAAMHGKNSFSWDYLKEGPEVWKVHIGKTTE is encoded by the coding sequence ATGCCTGGTACAGTAGAAGAAATTGACGTTCGTAAAATTCCTCCACATAAAAAACATGCAACAATTTTTGACACCTATGATGAACTTGATGAGGGGGAAACTTTTATCATTATAAACGACCATGATCCCAAACCGCTTCGATATCAGCTGGCAGCGATGCACGGAAAGAATAGTTTCAGCTGGGATTACCTTAAAGAAGGTCCTGAGGTCTGGAAAGTACATATCGGCAAAACTACTGAATAA
- a CDS encoding indolepyruvate ferredoxin oxidoreductase subunit alpha: protein MAYVVTDPCINCKHTNCAAVCPVDAFREGPNFLAIDPLECIDCDACVAECPEEAIYPDDEVPMEWVDYIELNERLADEWHDCVINQSKEALPEVDKWSGVENKREQLIENWK from the coding sequence ATGGCTTATGTCGTTACGGATCCATGTATAAATTGCAAGCACACTAATTGCGCGGCTGTTTGTCCGGTGGATGCGTTTCGCGAGGGGCCGAACTTTCTGGCAATTGATCCGCTGGAATGTATCGATTGTGATGCCTGTGTGGCCGAATGCCCTGAAGAAGCTATTTATCCCGATGATGAAGTACCTATGGAATGGGTAGATTACATTGAATTAAATGAACGGCTGGCTGATGAGTGGCATGATTGTGTCATCAATCAGTCGAAAGAAGCATTGCCAGAGGTTGACAAGTGGAGCGGCGTTGAGAATAAACGAGAGCAACTGATCGAAAACTGGAAATGA
- a CDS encoding hemerythrin domain-containing protein, producing the protein MKSEQSLEGLTPNATLSQILSVYQKAGGLLESIGLNVSEHKQQTLSSVCRQKKWSEDEVLEWLKEKQDSRNNISERENGSREDFGDNLSEWSSYVEEAYHSPTFQLIQDIDERFPRIKKVHGNQYPWIKKMEHSVTHFLQDFRLYLKFESKKFFPLIRKFDNNKGKVLDGTVRELKRSHKIIANDQQRLRNKMDAVREKGNGFKNPEHACTTLRILNHQFKQLDTMLAEQFEIEQQHILPLVQQKFKTV; encoded by the coding sequence ATGAAATCCGAACAGTCCCTTGAAGGTTTAACGCCTAATGCTACTCTTTCTCAAATCTTGTCTGTGTATCAAAAGGCCGGTGGGCTATTGGAGTCTATTGGCTTGAATGTTTCGGAGCATAAGCAACAAACCTTAAGCTCTGTATGTAGGCAAAAAAAGTGGAGTGAAGACGAGGTATTAGAGTGGTTAAAGGAAAAGCAAGATTCACGAAATAATATTTCGGAAAGGGAAAATGGGTCCAGAGAGGATTTTGGGGATAATTTATCTGAATGGAGCTCTTATGTGGAAGAAGCATACCATAGTCCTACGTTTCAGTTGATTCAGGACATTGACGAAAGGTTCCCAAGGATTAAAAAAGTTCACGGGAATCAATATCCCTGGATAAAAAAGATGGAACATTCAGTGACCCATTTTTTACAAGATTTTCGCCTTTATCTAAAATTCGAGAGTAAAAAGTTTTTTCCGCTTATCCGAAAGTTTGACAACAATAAGGGAAAAGTGTTGGATGGAACTGTCCGTGAGTTAAAGAGATCACATAAAATTATTGCGAATGATCAGCAGCGGCTGCGGAATAAAATGGATGCAGTTCGAGAAAAGGGCAATGGATTTAAAAATCCGGAGCATGCTTGTACCACACTGCGTATTTTGAATCACCAGTTCAAACAGCTTGATACAATGCTTGCTGAACAGTTTGAAATAGAACAGCAACATATTTTACCTCTTGTGCAACAAAAGTTTAAGACCGTATAA
- a CDS encoding helix-turn-helix transcriptional regulator — protein MALAGSKKEIVDLIKRKGTLSIDEAVENIELAKTTLREHFLQLERDGYVDREYVRSGPGRPRLHYQLTSKGNSLFPSSESKLIRNIIHYLKNDGKEQLVEDFFEDFWDQRLKEAEKRIQEAEFDDIEDKMKVLMNMLEEEGFMPEFDLDDQNQSLTVKECNCPFSEVIKETRLPCKLEAMFYEKIFDSNAKRTTYIAEGDHACTYDIEISNS, from the coding sequence ATGGCACTTGCTGGTTCAAAAAAAGAAATCGTGGATTTGATAAAGCGAAAGGGTACCCTTTCCATTGACGAGGCCGTAGAGAATATTGAGTTGGCCAAAACCACACTTCGCGAGCATTTTTTGCAGCTCGAGCGCGATGGCTATGTGGATCGCGAATATGTGCGCTCGGGTCCCGGGCGTCCCAGACTGCACTATCAGCTTACCTCCAAAGGTAACAGCTTATTTCCATCCTCAGAGTCAAAGCTGATTCGAAATATCATTCACTATCTAAAGAATGACGGGAAGGAACAGTTGGTAGAAGACTTTTTTGAAGATTTTTGGGATCAACGTCTTAAAGAAGCTGAAAAACGAATACAGGAAGCTGAGTTTGATGACATTGAAGACAAGATGAAGGTGCTGATGAATATGCTGGAAGAGGAGGGTTTTATGCCTGAGTTTGATCTGGATGATCAAAACCAATCGCTAACAGTGAAAGAGTGTAACTGTCCTTTTAGCGAAGTGATTAAAGAAACGCGCCTGCCGTGTAAGCTTGAGGCAATGTTTTATGAGAAGATTTTTGATTCGAATGCCAAGCGTACCACTTACATCGCAGAAGGTGATCATGCATGTACGTATGACATCGAAATATCAAACAGTTAG
- a CDS encoding MmgE/PrpD family protein codes for MIVHDLAKFIDNASFSDLSEQAKKQLKIRLLDSLGTAIGAIEGPPVTSIRKMIRDFGGSEQSTLIGGGKTTPDRAALYNSGLVRYLDFNDSYLAKGETCHPSDNIGSILAVGETNDLSGKDFLTALGVAYQVQCRLSDEAPVRDKGFDHTTQGSYAVAAGVSKALELDEEKTANAIAISGTALNALRVTRTGALSNWKGLAYPHTAFGGTHAALLAKYGITGPPAVFEGNKGFMDSIAGDFSIEWQSEDLERVTNTIIKKYNAEIHSQSSIEGIIELKDKHGFTADEVDKIDIEIFDVAYHIIGGGEEGDKTIVRVKEEADHSLQYMVSAALLDGQVMPEQYKQDRIESDDIQSLLQKVKVAPRQEYSDRFPDEMPTKLTIHLENGETHCIEKRDYEGFHTRPMSWETIIAKFEGLAEPYTSKELRDQIVKTAKNVEQHSVSELMKLLRKVKLES; via the coding sequence ATGATCGTTCATGATTTAGCAAAATTTATTGATAACGCTTCTTTTAGTGATTTATCTGAGCAGGCTAAAAAGCAATTGAAGATAAGGCTTCTCGATTCACTTGGTACGGCTATCGGCGCTATTGAAGGTCCACCGGTTACATCTATCAGAAAGATGATTCGTGACTTCGGTGGCTCGGAACAGAGCACGCTCATCGGCGGTGGCAAAACCACGCCCGATAGGGCAGCACTTTACAACAGCGGACTGGTTCGCTACCTCGATTTTAATGACAGCTATCTTGCCAAAGGGGAGACATGTCACCCAAGTGATAATATCGGTTCCATCCTGGCAGTCGGAGAAACAAACGATCTTAGTGGCAAGGATTTTTTAACGGCACTTGGAGTTGCTTACCAAGTGCAGTGCCGCCTGAGTGATGAAGCACCGGTACGTGATAAGGGATTTGATCACACCACGCAGGGTTCCTATGCCGTGGCGGCGGGTGTTTCTAAAGCATTAGAATTGGATGAAGAAAAGACGGCCAATGCGATCGCTATCTCGGGAACGGCATTGAATGCACTCCGCGTTACCCGCACCGGCGCTTTGTCTAACTGGAAGGGGCTGGCCTATCCTCATACCGCATTTGGCGGAACTCATGCTGCTTTGCTTGCCAAGTACGGCATTACCGGACCGCCGGCCGTATTTGAGGGCAACAAGGGGTTTATGGATTCCATTGCTGGTGATTTTTCAATCGAATGGCAAAGCGAAGATCTGGAGCGTGTTACCAACACGATTATTAAAAAATACAACGCCGAGATTCATTCCCAATCTTCTATTGAGGGCATAATTGAACTGAAAGATAAACATGGGTTTACTGCTGATGAAGTAGACAAGATTGATATCGAGATATTCGATGTTGCCTATCACATTATTGGCGGTGGCGAAGAAGGAGACAAAACAATTGTCCGCGTGAAAGAGGAAGCGGATCACAGCTTACAGTACATGGTTTCTGCAGCGCTCCTAGACGGACAAGTGATGCCAGAGCAATACAAACAAGATCGCATTGAGTCCGATGATATCCAGTCGTTGTTACAAAAAGTCAAAGTTGCACCCAGACAGGAGTACAGCGATCGATTTCCCGATGAGATGCCGACAAAACTGACGATACATCTCGAAAATGGAGAAACCCATTGCATTGAAAAGCGCGACTATGAAGGATTCCACACGCGTCCCATGAGTTGGGAGACGATTATTGCCAAATTTGAAGGATTGGCCGAACCTTATACTTCAAAAGAATTACGTGATCAAATCGTTAAAACAGCAAAGAATGTTGAACAACATTCGGTTTCTGAACTGATGAAACTGCTAAGAAAAGTAAAACTAGAATCTTAA